A window of Halostella salina contains these coding sequences:
- a CDS encoding rubrerythrin-like domain-containing protein produces the protein MDRDVQREAAAKSEYECLGCSHRVSTADHPIECPECGETMRNLGTPFE, from the coding sequence ATGGACCGCGACGTGCAACGCGAGGCGGCGGCGAAATCGGAGTACGAGTGTCTCGGATGCAGCCACCGCGTGTCGACGGCTGACCACCCGATCGAATGCCCCGAATGTGGCGAAACGATGCGGAACCTCGGGACGCCCTTCGAATGA
- a CDS encoding helix-turn-helix domain-containing protein gives MLTDRQAEVAQVAYHSGFFEADRDVTGRDIASTLDISHTAFYDHVRRVEQKLFASLFEDRDGYVTVE, from the coding sequence TTGCTGACCGACCGGCAGGCGGAGGTCGCGCAGGTCGCCTACCACAGCGGGTTCTTCGAGGCGGACCGGGACGTGACGGGTCGCGACATCGCGTCGACGCTCGACATCTCACATACGGCCTTCTACGACCACGTCCGCCGGGTCGAGCAGAAACTGTTCGCGTCCCTCTTCGAGGACCGGGACGGATACGTGACGGTTGAATAG